One stretch of Corynebacterium callunae DSM 20147 DNA includes these proteins:
- a CDS encoding MDR family MFS transporter yields MESQINNQTSPQPTKLPREVVVVLAILVVSAMIMILNETILSVALPSIMEDFAVPETTAQWLTTGFMLTMAVVIPTTGYLLDRFSTKMIFVTALLFFLVGTITAALAPTFAVLLIARIIQAVGTALVMPLLMTVTLTVVPAERRGSMMGIISIVISVAPALGPTLSGFILNSLTWHWLFWVMVPIVAAALIIGFFFIKNIGETKITPLDILSVVLSVFAFGGLVYGLSSIGAILEGEGTTGIIALLVGVVALLVFGWRQIQLGKQNRALMDLRPFKIRNFSFSLASILLAFGAMLGTVMVLPIYLQNSLGVSALVTGLVVMPGGLMQGLISPFIGRFYDKVGPRPLLIPGAVALVVAAAALTFLNGQTPVWMVVALHVLFSIGMCLMMTPLMTTALGALPKNLYGHGSAIMNTLQQLAGAAGTAIMIAALSFGTALAVQGGTAQADAVAAGTRVAFIAAAIIALISLVTSLFVTRIEVEEHAA; encoded by the coding sequence ATGGAATCCCAAATTAATAATCAGACCTCCCCGCAGCCCACAAAGCTGCCGCGGGAGGTCGTTGTTGTCCTAGCTATTCTTGTTGTCTCCGCGATGATCATGATCCTCAATGAGACTATTCTTTCAGTGGCGCTGCCATCGATTATGGAAGATTTTGCGGTTCCTGAAACCACCGCACAGTGGTTAACCACTGGTTTTATGCTCACCATGGCAGTGGTTATTCCAACCACCGGTTATCTGCTGGATCGTTTCAGCACCAAGATGATCTTTGTTACTGCGCTGCTGTTCTTCCTGGTAGGAACGATTACAGCAGCCTTAGCGCCAACTTTTGCAGTCCTTCTTATTGCCCGCATTATTCAAGCGGTGGGAACGGCGCTGGTTATGCCACTGCTGATGACAGTAACTTTGACTGTGGTCCCAGCTGAGCGACGCGGCTCCATGATGGGCATTATTTCCATCGTGATTTCCGTGGCACCAGCACTTGGACCAACACTGTCAGGCTTTATTCTTAACTCTTTGACCTGGCACTGGCTGTTTTGGGTCATGGTGCCCATTGTTGCAGCTGCACTAATTATCGGTTTCTTCTTTATTAAAAACATTGGCGAAACCAAGATTACTCCGCTGGATATTCTTTCAGTGGTCCTTTCTGTTTTTGCCTTTGGTGGCTTGGTTTATGGACTCAGCTCCATCGGCGCAATCCTGGAGGGCGAGGGCACTACTGGCATCATCGCGCTGCTAGTCGGCGTTGTGGCACTGCTGGTTTTTGGATGGCGTCAAATCCAGCTGGGCAAACAAAACCGCGCTTTGATGGATCTGCGGCCTTTCAAGATTCGCAACTTCTCCTTCTCCTTGGCTTCCATTCTTTTGGCCTTTGGCGCGATGCTCGGAACCGTTATGGTGCTGCCGATTTACCTGCAGAATTCCCTGGGAGTATCTGCGCTGGTCACTGGCCTGGTAGTGATGCCAGGTGGTTTGATGCAGGGCTTAATTTCTCCCTTCATCGGTCGTTTTTATGACAAGGTTGGTCCCCGTCCGCTGTTGATTCCAGGTGCCGTAGCGCTTGTTGTCGCCGCTGCCGCGCTGACCTTCCTTAATGGCCAAACTCCAGTGTGGATGGTTGTGGCACTGCATGTGCTTTTCTCCATCGGCATGTGTTTGATGATGACCCCGCTGATGACCACTGCCTTGGGCGCACTGCCCAAGAACCTCTATGGTCACGGCTCTGCCATCATGAATACCCTGCAGCAATTGGCTGGTGCCGCTGGTACCGCCATTATGATTGCCGCTCTTTCCTTTGGCACCGCCCTCGCGGTTCAGGGTGGCACCGCGCAAGCTGATGCTGTTGCAGCCGGTACCCGCGTGGCGTTTATTGCAGCCGCAATTATCGCCCTGATTTCCTTGGTAACCTCGCTCTTTGTTACCCGCATTGAGGTAGAAGAGCACGCTGCTTAA